A genomic region of Fodinisporobacter ferrooxydans contains the following coding sequences:
- a CDS encoding STAS domain-containing protein, with protein sequence MFFQTYPWLASFHESKDILFDFTNTRYINSAGIALLIRYVREARQKEYFCYAVGVSSHYQKIFRIVGLSSYIENFPDAFSFFERMRLRRSYSNER encoded by the coding sequence CCTTCCATGAAAGCAAGGATATACTGTTTGATTTCACGAATACCCGCTATATCAACAGTGCAGGGATTGCTTTGTTGATTCGCTATGTACGCGAAGCACGACAGAAAGAATATTTCTGTTATGCAGTTGGTGTATCCAGTCATTACCAGAAAATCTTCCGTATTGTAGGACTTTCCTCATACATAGAAAATTTTCCCGATGCGTTCAGCTTTTTTGAAAGAATGCGCCTGCGCCGAAGCTATTCAAATGAAAGATAA
- a CDS encoding dienelactone hydrolase family protein: MTLHAEWIDYGTNNQFRAFLAKPANNSHTLPAIIVIQEIWGVDHHIQDVTKRFAQAGYLAIAPDLFAEGGERPDALQPDRIEGIKAFLESLPPTAWGSEEQREAALAKLPDPKQTELRETFRTLFGDVLAKIDHYAGQLQETSMFLKNQHEVTKNQPIGSVGFCMGGALSALLASKDPNIHAAVIFYGNAPKPEAISHIQCPVLGFYGELDKRITDAVPAFAAAMKEAGKSYEYHVYPKAHHAFFNDTRASYNPTAARDAFARTLGFFNEQLR, translated from the coding sequence GTGACTTTACATGCAGAGTGGATCGATTACGGCACAAACAATCAATTTCGCGCATTTTTAGCAAAGCCTGCGAACAACAGTCATACACTTCCAGCCATCATTGTCATTCAGGAGATATGGGGTGTGGATCATCACATTCAAGATGTGACAAAACGTTTTGCACAAGCCGGTTACCTGGCCATTGCTCCTGATCTTTTCGCGGAAGGCGGCGAGCGGCCGGACGCTTTGCAGCCAGATCGCATCGAAGGGATCAAAGCATTTCTGGAAAGTTTGCCGCCCACCGCGTGGGGCAGTGAGGAGCAAAGAGAAGCAGCATTAGCCAAATTGCCGGATCCGAAACAAACAGAATTGCGGGAAACTTTCCGAACATTATTTGGCGACGTATTGGCAAAAATCGATCACTATGCGGGGCAACTGCAAGAAACATCCATGTTTTTGAAGAATCAGCATGAAGTGACCAAAAATCAGCCCATCGGATCTGTCGGCTTTTGCATGGGCGGCGCTTTATCCGCATTATTAGCCAGCAAAGATCCAAACATACATGCCGCTGTTATCTTTTATGGAAACGCCCCAAAACCGGAGGCGATCTCCCACATTCAGTGTCCGGTTCTGGGTTTTTACGGGGAATTGGATAAACGGATCACAGACGCAGTTCCCGCTTTTGCGGCCGCGATGAAAGAAGCAGGCAAATCTTACGAGTATCATGTGTATCCAAAAGCACATCATGCATTTTTTAATGACACAAGGGCATCCTACAATCCAACAGCGGCACGAGACGCATTTGCCAGGACATTAGGCTTTTTTAACGAACAGCTTCGGTAA
- a CDS encoding response regulator yields the protein MDRTIRVLLIEDDPMVQEVNRQFVENVVGFTVVGIANNGVEGIQKINDLKPDLVLLDVFMPLKDGLDTLAQIREQVEVDVIIITAANDMRTIRWFLQKGAVDYIIKPFKFERIKKSLENYSARKRSLDEGRSVTQAELDQLLHGKHLMEHMNAPKKQMILPKGLNEITLNRILEFLTKQSVSLSAEEVAEGVGIARVTARRYLEYLEENGSVKIDIQYGGVGRPVNRYLIRNE from the coding sequence ATGGATCGAACCATTCGAGTCCTATTAATCGAGGATGATCCGATGGTACAAGAAGTGAATCGGCAATTTGTGGAGAATGTAGTGGGTTTTACAGTTGTCGGAATCGCAAACAATGGCGTTGAAGGCATTCAGAAAATAAACGATTTGAAACCGGATCTCGTTTTGCTTGACGTTTTTATGCCATTGAAAGATGGATTGGATACACTTGCGCAAATTCGCGAACAAGTGGAAGTCGATGTCATTATCATTACAGCAGCAAACGATATGCGTACCATTCGGTGGTTTTTGCAAAAAGGGGCTGTGGATTACATAATAAAACCGTTTAAGTTTGAACGAATCAAGAAATCATTAGAAAATTATTCTGCAAGGAAAAGGAGCTTGGATGAGGGACGTTCCGTAACACAGGCGGAATTGGATCAATTGCTGCATGGGAAGCATCTCATGGAACACATGAATGCACCGAAAAAGCAGATGATTCTTCCAAAAGGATTAAATGAAATTACACTCAATCGCATTTTGGAGTTTTTAACGAAGCAAAGCGTATCTCTATCCGCCGAAGAAGTGGCAGAGGGTGTGGGGATCGCAAGAGTCACTGCGAGAAGATACTTGGAATATTTAGAGGAAAACGGGAGTGTAAAAATCGATATACAGTACGGCGGGGTTGGCCGCCCTGTGAATCGTTACCTGATACGCAATGAATGA
- a CDS encoding FMN-binding protein, whose product MAKMSNTMVALCATAIGIIYSAGYVVTENPGTAIAKNIPAMSASAQPEQKTVAEADSAQQAQNDSEANAADVTANQGNASTSKAAASQGKYRDGTYYGQGTNRFGTVGVAVTIKQGKIISCKITESSTHYPQSYIDPVLPEQVVARQNGNVDVVSGATRSTEDFQMAVQQALQQAQA is encoded by the coding sequence ATGGCAAAGATGAGCAATACGATGGTTGCACTCTGTGCAACTGCAATCGGAATTATTTATAGTGCGGGATATGTGGTGACAGAAAATCCCGGTACTGCCATTGCGAAAAATATACCAGCCATGTCCGCTTCCGCACAACCGGAGCAAAAGACAGTTGCGGAGGCAGATTCTGCACAACAAGCGCAGAACGACTCCGAAGCAAATGCAGCAGATGTTACGGCGAACCAGGGAAATGCCAGTACATCAAAGGCTGCTGCCAGCCAAGGCAAATACCGTGATGGCACGTATTACGGCCAGGGAACCAATCGCTTTGGAACCGTAGGAGTAGCAGTGACGATCAAACAAGGCAAAATCATATCCTGTAAAATTACGGAAAGCAGTACACATTATCCGCAATCCTATATTGATCCTGTGTTGCCGGAGCAAGTGGTGGCACGGCAAAACGGAAATGTCGACGTAGTTTCGGGAGCTACAAGAAGTACGGAAGATTTTCAAATGGCAGTTCAGCAGGCGCTCCAACAGGCGCAAGCGTAA
- a CDS encoding FAD:protein FMN transferase, with translation MMTHTAKRTFVQSTLCMGTVVSVKVVTAHAEMEAKECMTRAFDAFHFVERVCSRFHEQSELRRLSMHVATPVRASDILFEAIRFAWAVANLTGGVFDPTIGHTLETYGFNRHYLTGDRIESNPWTTWMDNAENSVSYLDVELNEENRTVLLRKPLLLDLGAVAKGLAVDIAAKELNDFEGFVIDAGGDLYVGGMNEQEEPWLIGIQHPYRKEESICSVRVTDMAVCTSGSYERKSPVKERTHHLIDPRSGTSQPDIVSCTVIAPFAMMADAFSTAAFILGHEQGVRQLEQVDLDGLLITPNLDIYTTNQMKRYLYEHK, from the coding sequence ATGATGACTCATACAGCAAAACGAACATTTGTACAATCGACACTCTGCATGGGTACGGTGGTTTCCGTAAAAGTAGTGACTGCTCATGCCGAGATGGAAGCTAAGGAATGCATGACGCGAGCATTTGATGCGTTTCATTTCGTGGAACGTGTGTGCAGTCGTTTTCATGAACAAAGTGAACTCAGGCGTCTTTCCATGCATGTGGCGACACCTGTACGAGCAAGCGATATTCTTTTTGAAGCCATTCGCTTTGCATGGGCAGTGGCGAATCTTACAGGTGGAGTGTTTGACCCGACAATTGGCCATACGTTGGAGACGTACGGATTCAATCGCCACTATTTAACAGGTGATCGAATCGAATCGAATCCTTGGACCACATGGATGGACAATGCTGAGAATTCCGTCAGTTATTTGGATGTTGAGCTAAATGAAGAAAATCGGACGGTTCTCTTGCGAAAACCGCTGCTACTGGATCTGGGAGCAGTAGCGAAAGGATTGGCTGTGGACATAGCGGCGAAGGAATTGAATGATTTTGAAGGTTTTGTAATCGATGCCGGCGGAGATCTTTATGTCGGCGGAATGAATGAACAGGAGGAGCCTTGGCTTATTGGGATTCAGCATCCTTATCGTAAAGAGGAATCCATTTGCTCGGTGCGGGTGACGGATATGGCCGTTTGTACTTCCGGCAGTTATGAGCGAAAAAGTCCGGTAAAGGAACGGACGCATCACCTGATTGATCCGCGCTCAGGCACTTCACAGCCTGACATTGTAAGCTGTACCGTAATTGCACCTTTTGCGATGATGGCCGATGCATTTTCAACAGCAGCTTTTATTTTGGGTCATGAGCAGGGGGTTCGGCAGTTGGAGCAAGTGGATCTCGATGGTTTGCTCATCACGCCGAATTTGGATATCTATACGACAAATCAAATGAAGAGGTATTTGTATGAACACAAATAG
- a CDS encoding RnfABCDGE type electron transport complex subunit D, whose amino-acid sequence MNTNRGMEQTLSRQQTYSRKQTQVRPQGNTQKQQRKFLMTPKLYVMIVLIVMTAIAGMHAADRQGILNACAAIVTALLLDLLIGVLQKRNRLFSDGGVITGLIVALVLSSMTPWYICALTTGIAIVSKHVLKIKRKPILNPAAFGLLAAILLFSSGQSWWGAMSELPIWSIAFLLVGGFLVTSRVNKFPQAFSFLAVYFILLLLMGFLNFGQAGDALRTPFINSALFMAFFMLTDPPTSPGKYKDQVVFGCITAIVGVAIFMMFGGLTYLFIGLLAANVWNAYRIYKSNI is encoded by the coding sequence ATGAACACAAATAGAGGAATGGAGCAGACGCTAAGCCGCCAACAAACCTATAGCCGCAAGCAAACACAAGTCAGACCACAGGGAAATACGCAAAAGCAGCAACGGAAATTTCTCATGACGCCGAAACTCTATGTAATGATTGTGCTCATCGTCATGACGGCGATTGCGGGAATGCACGCAGCAGATCGTCAGGGGATTCTCAATGCCTGCGCTGCTATCGTAACAGCCTTGTTATTGGACTTGCTGATTGGGGTTTTGCAAAAACGCAATCGCCTGTTTTCTGACGGCGGCGTCATCACCGGACTCATTGTAGCGCTTGTTTTAAGTTCCATGACACCTTGGTATATCTGTGCGTTGACGACCGGGATTGCAATTGTTTCCAAACACGTGTTGAAGATAAAAAGAAAACCGATTTTGAATCCTGCCGCTTTCGGGCTGCTTGCGGCAATTCTTTTGTTTTCAAGCGGTCAAAGCTGGTGGGGAGCCATGTCGGAATTGCCGATTTGGTCGATCGCCTTTTTGCTTGTCGGCGGCTTTCTCGTCACAAGTCGGGTGAATAAATTTCCACAGGCATTTTCCTTTTTGGCTGTGTATTTCATCTTGTTGCTATTGATGGGGTTTCTCAACTTTGGTCAGGCAGGAGACGCTCTGCGCACACCTTTCATCAACTCCGCTCTTTTTATGGCGTTTTTCATGCTGACAGATCCCCCGACATCTCCCGGCAAATACAAAGATCAGGTCGTGTTCGGCTGTATAACAGCAATCGTCGGTGTGGCTATTTTTATGATGTTCGGAGGACTTACTTATCTATTCATAGGGTTGCTCGCAGCAAATGTCTGGAACGCGTATCGCATCTATAAAAGCAACATATAG
- a CDS encoding sugar kinase → MDVVTIGETMLLFTPDSIGLMRHANTFSAKVAGAESNVAIGLSRLGHKAGWISRVGDDEFGEKIRSFIRGEGVDISLVKKDSTAPTGIFFKEFRNPSDVRVYYYRKHSAASLMCKEDINEEYISKAKYLHITGITPALSDSCHEMVLKAVHLAKKHGVTVVFDPNLRRKLWEEERARRVLLEFVRHADIVLPGISEAEFLFGSRDPVECSELFLKQGASLVVMKLGNKGAYYVSEKVNGRVDGFKVPQVVDPVGAGDGFAAGFLSGMLDGLHVSQAVERGCAVGAMVVMVPGDVEGLPDQAALQSFITAAKDGDDVQR, encoded by the coding sequence ATGGATGTCGTCACAATAGGTGAAACAATGTTGTTATTTACTCCAGATTCCATCGGTTTGATGCGGCATGCCAACACCTTTTCAGCAAAAGTTGCGGGGGCGGAGTCGAATGTCGCCATCGGTTTATCGCGGCTTGGCCACAAAGCCGGCTGGATCAGCCGGGTCGGGGATGATGAATTTGGAGAAAAGATCCGCTCGTTTATACGGGGAGAAGGTGTGGATATCAGTCTTGTCAAAAAGGACAGCACGGCACCGACAGGAATCTTTTTTAAGGAATTCAGGAATCCTTCCGATGTTCGAGTCTATTATTACCGCAAACATTCGGCAGCAAGCCTTATGTGCAAAGAAGATATAAATGAGGAATACATTTCAAAGGCGAAATATTTGCATATTACAGGGATTACGCCTGCACTCAGTGATTCCTGTCATGAAATGGTGCTCAAGGCGGTTCATTTGGCAAAAAAGCATGGGGTAACGGTCGTTTTTGATCCGAATTTGCGCAGAAAACTGTGGGAAGAAGAACGCGCCCGCCGGGTTTTGTTAGAGTTCGTCCGGCATGCGGATATTGTTTTGCCGGGAATCAGTGAAGCAGAATTTCTGTTTGGATCAAGAGATCCTGTGGAATGTTCGGAGTTGTTTTTGAAACAGGGAGCGTCCCTCGTTGTGATGAAGTTGGGAAACAAAGGTGCGTACTACGTTTCGGAAAAAGTGAACGGGCGTGTCGATGGGTTCAAGGTTCCGCAAGTTGTGGACCCGGTTGGCGCAGGAGACGGATTTGCTGCCGGATTTCTTTCCGGCATGTTGGACGGTTTGCACGTTTCCCAAGCGGTGGAGCGGGGATGTGCTGTCGGCGCGATGGTAGTCATGGTGCCGGGAGATGTGGAAGGGCTGCCGGATCAAGCAGCTTTGCAATCCTTTATAACTGCTGCAAAAGATGGCGATGATGTACAACGTTGA
- a CDS encoding bifunctional 4-hydroxy-2-oxoglutarate aldolase/2-dehydro-3-deoxy-phosphogluconate aldolase → MKRLQQLYDFGIVAIVRGARAKDVLPIAKALQKGGIQAIEITLNSPNALAVIEQVKAELGDDMLVGAGTVLDSESARAAIAAGATFIISPTLDVGTIEITKRYGAISIPGAFTPTEILTGFQRGADIMKVFPATSLGPSYIKDIHGPLPQIPLMPTGGIGLGNIASYIQAGAVAVGVGSSLVNAKETVNESYLRQLTEKAQQMAAEVRRARNAEGRKE, encoded by the coding sequence ATGAAACGATTACAACAGTTGTACGATTTCGGTATTGTGGCAATCGTTCGCGGCGCCAGGGCGAAGGATGTATTGCCGATTGCCAAAGCGCTGCAAAAGGGCGGCATTCAAGCGATTGAGATCACTTTGAATTCGCCAAATGCCCTGGCCGTCATCGAACAGGTAAAAGCGGAACTTGGCGACGACATGCTCGTAGGTGCCGGAACCGTGCTGGATTCCGAGTCGGCACGGGCAGCGATTGCGGCAGGCGCAACGTTTATTATTTCTCCCACCCTTGATGTCGGGACGATTGAGATAACGAAACGCTACGGCGCCATCAGTATTCCGGGAGCCTTTACGCCAACCGAAATTTTAACGGGGTTTCAGCGTGGTGCAGACATCATGAAAGTATTTCCTGCAACATCGCTGGGACCTTCGTATATCAAAGATATTCATGGACCATTGCCGCAAATTCCTTTGATGCCGACGGGGGGAATCGGCCTTGGAAATATTGCCTCTTATATACAGGCGGGTGCTGTTGCCGTCGGTGTAGGCAGTTCCCTGGTCAATGCCAAAGAAACGGTCAATGAAAGCTATTTGCGGCAATTGACAGAGAAAGCGCAGCAAATGGCGGCAGAAGTGCGGAGAGCAAGAAATGCGGAAGGAAGGAAAGAATGA
- the dgoD gene encoding galactonate dehydratase has product MKITSYQLFQVPPRWLFLKIETDAGIVGWGEPVIEGKAATVAAAVKELMEHLIGKDPLRIEDHWQTMYRGGFYRGGPILMSAIAGIDQALWDIKGKYYQAPIYQLLGGACRDSIRVYSWIGGDRPSDVGQAAKQVADAGFTAVKMNGTEELQYIDSYQKIDEAVARIAAVREAVGGNIGIGIDFHGRVHKPMAKILAKELEPFRPMFIEEPVLSENHEALREIANHTAIPIATGERMFSRWDFKKLLSDGYADIIQPDLSHAGGITECKKIASMAEAYDVALAPHCPLGPIALAACLQVDATAHNAFIQEQSLGIHYNQGSDLLDYVVDRTVFDYSNGYVKIPQGPGLGIEINEEHVRKMAEISHNWKNPVWRHKDGSVAEW; this is encoded by the coding sequence ATGAAAATAACAAGCTATCAATTATTTCAAGTCCCTCCCCGCTGGTTGTTTTTGAAAATTGAAACAGATGCGGGCATTGTCGGCTGGGGGGAACCGGTAATCGAAGGAAAGGCTGCAACTGTTGCGGCGGCTGTGAAAGAACTTATGGAGCATCTGATCGGCAAAGATCCGCTGCGGATCGAGGATCATTGGCAAACGATGTACCGGGGCGGTTTTTATCGCGGCGGTCCGATACTTATGAGCGCCATTGCCGGAATTGATCAAGCCCTTTGGGATATCAAAGGCAAGTATTATCAGGCTCCCATCTATCAATTGCTGGGTGGAGCATGTCGCGATTCGATCCGGGTATATTCTTGGATCGGCGGGGATCGACCGAGCGATGTCGGCCAGGCGGCAAAGCAGGTGGCAGATGCGGGATTCACGGCTGTCAAGATGAATGGGACAGAAGAGTTGCAATATATCGATTCTTATCAAAAAATTGATGAAGCGGTTGCCAGAATCGCAGCGGTGCGGGAAGCGGTTGGCGGCAATATCGGAATTGGCATCGATTTTCATGGACGCGTCCACAAACCGATGGCAAAAATTCTGGCGAAGGAATTAGAACCGTTCCGTCCCATGTTTATCGAAGAGCCGGTATTGTCGGAGAATCATGAGGCATTGCGGGAAATTGCCAATCATACGGCAATCCCGATCGCTACCGGTGAACGGATGTTTTCCCGCTGGGACTTTAAGAAACTCTTGTCAGACGGTTATGCAGATATCATTCAGCCGGATTTGTCTCACGCCGGCGGAATTACGGAATGCAAAAAAATTGCATCCATGGCGGAAGCGTATGATGTGGCATTGGCGCCACATTGTCCCCTGGGCCCGATTGCATTGGCTGCTTGTCTGCAAGTCGATGCAACGGCTCACAATGCGTTTATCCAAGAACAGAGTCTTGGCATTCACTACAATCAGGGCAGCGATTTGCTCGATTACGTCGTGGATCGCACTGTTTTCGATTATAGCAACGGATATGTAAAAATTCCGCAGGGCCCTGGTCTTGGCATTGAAATCAATGAAGAACACGTAAGAAAAATGGCGGAGATCAGCCATAACTGGAAAAATCCCGTTTGGCGCCACAAAGATGGCAGTGTGGCGGAATGGTAA
- a CDS encoding bile acid:sodium symporter family protein produces the protein MSWKAAGLQINHYLERWIFIWVLSAMAIGYVLHGVLAHLEGSIVALFACMTFVTALGTRIKQIGYVMRHPYTIVLAFFMIHVFMPLFAFSIAKLTLAHQSSYITGIVLGASIPVGVTSVMWTGLAEGDLPLALAIVSIDTLLSPLVIPLTVHAVVGKSVQIPFATLFWGLVWMVVIPTILGILINEWSKGKAKQVVQPIAGPASKIAMLLVVAINVAVVEPTIQHGSNFKMLLITLILVAGFGYLIGHFSGVAARLKPVTRIAMTYNVGMRNISAGITIATQYFGHDVSIPVVLAMLFQQPFATFVYWLYMRKTHDGTGKQPLHVA, from the coding sequence ATGTCTTGGAAAGCAGCAGGTCTGCAAATCAATCATTATTTGGAACGTTGGATATTTATCTGGGTGCTTTCTGCAATGGCAATTGGCTACGTATTGCATGGAGTCCTTGCGCATCTGGAAGGAAGCATTGTCGCTTTGTTTGCATGTATGACGTTTGTGACCGCATTGGGAACAAGAATCAAACAAATCGGCTATGTCATGCGGCATCCCTATACCATCGTTCTGGCATTTTTCATGATTCATGTTTTCATGCCATTGTTCGCCTTCAGTATTGCCAAGCTTACTTTGGCACATCAGTCATCCTACATCACCGGCATCGTACTGGGGGCTTCCATACCGGTTGGAGTGACATCAGTGATGTGGACCGGTTTGGCAGAAGGCGACCTGCCTCTTGCACTGGCGATCGTTTCGATTGATACGCTGCTGAGTCCTCTGGTCATACCTTTAACGGTTCATGCAGTCGTTGGCAAATCTGTACAGATTCCGTTTGCAACGCTGTTTTGGGGATTGGTATGGATGGTTGTGATCCCGACCATCCTGGGGATTCTGATCAATGAATGGTCCAAGGGGAAAGCAAAGCAGGTGGTTCAGCCGATTGCGGGCCCCGCTTCAAAGATCGCCATGTTGTTGGTTGTGGCGATTAATGTGGCGGTTGTCGAACCGACGATTCAACATGGCAGCAACTTTAAGATGTTGTTGATCACATTGATCCTGGTTGCAGGGTTTGGCTACTTGATCGGACATTTCTCCGGCGTTGCTGCGAGATTGAAACCTGTAACTCGAATCGCCATGACATATAATGTCGGCATGCGGAATATCAGTGCAGGAATCACAATTGCGACACAGTATTTTGGCCATGACGTTTCCATTCCCGTCGTCTTGGCCATGCTTTTTCAACAGCCGTTCGCAACGTTCGTCTACTGGCTGTATATGCGAAAGACGCATGATGGAACGGGGAAACAACCGTTGCATGTGGCATAG
- the mazF gene encoding endoribonuclease MazF yields MVSTYIPERGDFIWLQFTPQSGHEQAGRRPAFVISPQSYNSKAGLALLCPVTSKIKGYPFEVIVPQDLPIEGAILSDQVKSLDWQSRQASFICKASEEILSEVISKLELLISSSAV; encoded by the coding sequence ATGGTAAGTACATACATCCCGGAACGTGGAGATTTTATTTGGCTGCAGTTTACTCCGCAATCTGGTCACGAACAGGCTGGAAGAAGACCGGCATTTGTTATTTCACCCCAGTCCTACAATAGCAAAGCCGGTTTGGCTTTACTTTGCCCCGTCACATCAAAGATCAAGGGGTATCCGTTTGAGGTTATTGTTCCGCAGGATTTGCCAATTGAGGGTGCCATCCTTTCTGATCAAGTAAAAAGCCTGGATTGGCAATCCCGACAAGCATCCTTCATTTGCAAAGCATCTGAAGAAATATTGTCTGAAGTCATTTCAAAACTCGAATTGTTGATTTCATCTTCTGCAGTTTAA
- a CDS encoding AbrB/MazE/SpoVT family DNA-binding domain-containing protein produces MFQVQKWGNSLGIRIPKAIAVKAGLEEGSEIDFDVENDKIIIKRKQQKLEELVSQITPDNIHKEIATGPAKGREVW; encoded by the coding sequence TTGTTCCAAGTTCAAAAATGGGGGAACAGTTTAGGCATACGAATTCCGAAAGCAATAGCTGTGAAAGCAGGTCTTGAAGAAGGTTCAGAGATTGATTTTGACGTTGAAAATGACAAAATTATTATTAAACGAAAGCAACAAAAGTTGGAAGAATTAGTATCGCAAATAACACCTGACAATATTCACAAAGAGATTGCTACAGGCCCTGCAAAAGGTCGTGAAGTATGGTAA